In Clarias gariepinus isolate MV-2021 ecotype Netherlands chromosome 9, CGAR_prim_01v2, whole genome shotgun sequence, a single window of DNA contains:
- the LOC128530636 gene encoding hemicentin-1-like has translation MWPVCYSFSLTLSGVLDVDKCTQSPSPCGYQCRNVPGSFRCLCPPGTVLLVDGRSCAGLERGNVFSNRTWVRAGLQPQLVSTRGQTLTLLQNTQQGAPWSNLHTCPPGYTSKAGSCVDIDECVIRKPCQHKCQNSVGSFQCFCPSGYQLKSNGRTCRDIDECLEHSVQCGPNQMCFNTRGSYQCLDTPCPGSYHRGGPGLCYKPCSHGCAAGSSLLLQYKLITLPLGIPAQHNVIRLSAFSESGVLQERTLFTILEQNGEITEQLFGIKDEAGRGIIFTTRPLNQSGLVKLKVQATTLNQQGQITYQSLFIIYISISAYPF, from the exons ATGTGGCCAGTGtgttactctttctctctcactctctctggtGTGTTAGATGTTGATAAGTGTACACAGTCTCCAAGTCCGTGTGGGTATCAGTGCCGAAACGTACCTGGTAGTTTCCGGTGTTTGTGTCCCCCGGGGACTGTCCTGCTGGTGGACGGCCGCTCGTGTGCTGGACTCGAGAGAGGAAATGTGTTTAGTAATCGAACTTGGGTTCGAGCGGGACTTCAGCCCCAGTTGGTGTCCACAAGAGGTCAAACACTAACACTGCTACAGAACACACAGCAGGGGGCACCGTGGAGCAACTTACACACCTGCCCTCCAGGTTATACAAGCAAAGCCGGTAGCTGTGTGG ACATTGATGagtgtgtgatcagaaagccaTGCCAACACAAGTGTCAGAACTCAGTGGgaagttttcagtgtttttgcCCTTCAGGGTATCAGCTGAAGTCCAACGGTCGAACATGCAGAG ATATTGATGAATGCCTTGAGCACAGTGTGCAGTGTGGACCAAACCAAATGTGCTTTAACACGAGGGGGAGTTATCAGTGTTTGGACACTCCATGTCCTGGCAGCTATCACAGAGGAGGtccagg ACTGTGTTACAAGCCATGTTCTCATGGGTGTGCTGCAGGATCGTCTCTCCTCCTTCAGTATAAACTCATCACACTTCCTCTGGGAATTCCAGCTCAACACAACGTCATCCGACTGTCAGCATTTTCCGAGTCTGGTGTTCTTCAGGAGAGAACATTATTCACCATCCTCGAACAAAATGGAGAGATTACAGAACAGCTGTTTGGGATTAAGGACGAGGCTGGAAGAGGAATCATCTTCACCACTCGCCCTTTAAATCAGTCTGGTCTAGTGAAGCTGAAGGTCCAAGCAACCACACTCAACCAGCAAGGACAAATCACCTACCAGAGTTTATTCATTATCTACATCTCAATTTCTGCTTATCCATTCTGA